The following coding sequences are from one Limnobacter sp. SAORIC-580 window:
- the rlmD gene encoding 23S rRNA (uracil(1939)-C(5))-methyltransferase RlmD: MGRKKKKDRTPVVFPRVQVAIESIDLDANGIGHVDGKVHFIDGAITGETVVAEITRVKPSYSKGRTLQVLNTVSTRTTPKCPHYGVCGGCAMQHIEPNAQVAIKNRALEDLLQRIGRQTPEQMMPPIYGSFWGYRHRARLSTRFVIKKERFFVGFHEKASSYVADMQECHVLPKHVSNMIVPLGNMLVTLSIFMRIPQIELAVGDGVTAMVLRHLEPLSESDLDTIRSFGRKWGVDWWLQPGGPATAHRLEADKPVDLTYRIPSFGIRMRFRPTDFTQVNHMINDAMISRAVSLLDLKPEDRVLDLFCGLGNFSLPLATKSSYVKGFEGSQDLVDRAGENAKFNGLADKTEFHVRNLFEVETPEWESWGQYDKVLVDPPRDGALEICKAIVGARAEFQPKRIVYVSCNPGTLARDTAVLCNVGSYKLMKAGVVNMFPHTSHVESIAVFERVEYSDYS, encoded by the coding sequence ATGGGCCGCAAAAAGAAAAAAGATCGAACACCCGTGGTGTTTCCACGGGTGCAAGTTGCCATTGAATCAATCGACCTGGATGCCAATGGCATTGGCCATGTGGATGGCAAAGTGCACTTCATCGATGGTGCAATCACCGGCGAAACCGTTGTTGCCGAAATTACGCGAGTAAAGCCAAGCTATTCAAAAGGCAGAACACTGCAGGTGCTGAATACGGTTTCCACTCGCACCACGCCCAAGTGCCCGCATTATGGGGTGTGTGGCGGATGCGCCATGCAGCACATTGAGCCCAATGCCCAGGTGGCCATTAAAAACCGCGCGCTTGAAGACCTGTTGCAGCGAATTGGTCGCCAAACTCCCGAGCAGATGATGCCCCCCATTTATGGTTCATTTTGGGGTTATCGACACCGTGCGCGTTTAAGTACCCGCTTTGTGATCAAGAAAGAGCGGTTCTTTGTCGGGTTTCACGAGAAAGCATCTTCTTACGTGGCGGACATGCAGGAATGCCATGTGTTGCCCAAGCATGTGTCCAACATGATTGTGCCCCTGGGCAATATGCTGGTCACGCTGAGCATTTTCATGCGTATTCCCCAAATTGAACTGGCCGTGGGCGATGGTGTTACCGCAATGGTGTTACGCCACCTGGAACCCTTGAGTGAGTCAGACCTCGATACGATTCGATCCTTTGGCCGAAAGTGGGGTGTTGACTGGTGGCTGCAACCAGGTGGCCCAGCCACTGCACATCGTCTTGAAGCTGACAAGCCAGTGGACCTCACTTATCGCATTCCCAGTTTTGGTATTCGAATGCGATTCAGGCCGACTGATTTCACGCAGGTGAACCACATGATCAACGACGCCATGATTAGCCGTGCGGTGTCATTGCTCGATTTAAAGCCCGAAGACCGCGTGCTTGATCTGTTCTGCGGCTTGGGTAATTTCTCCTTGCCTTTGGCCACGAAAAGCAGTTACGTGAAGGGTTTTGAAGGTTCGCAAGACCTGGTTGACCGAGCCGGCGAGAATGCTAAATTCAACGGCCTGGCCGATAAAACCGAATTTCATGTGCGCAATCTGTTCGAAGTGGAAACACCTGAATGGGAAAGTTGGGGGCAATACGACAAAGTCTTGGTCGATCCTCCGCGCGACGGGGCCTTGGAAATTTGTAAGGCAATCGTAGGTGCGCGTGCAGAGTTTCAGCCCAAGCGCATTGTTTATGTCAGCTGCAACCCGGGCACCTTGGCTCGGGATACGGCGGTACTTTGCAATGTCGGCTCGTACAAGTTGATGAAAGCAGGGGTGGTGAACATGTTCCCCCATACATCGCATGTTGAGTCGATTGCAGTGTTTGAGCGAGTGGAGTACAGCGACTATTCCTGA
- a CDS encoding Bax inhibitor-1/YccA family protein: MSEFRTAQFGRTAGGVSTVETNRVLRNTYFLLALSMVPTALGAFAGIQFGFFRLFAGSPILSFVVMLAAMFGFIWGIQRNRNNSFGVVLMLGFTFFMGLMLSGILSVALSLSNGGSIIMMAALGTAGIFFGLASYAAVTKRDFTNMGKGLLIGLVMVIVASVANIFLQMPALSLTISTICVGLFSLFILYDLQRVMRGGETNYISAALSIYLSLYNLFVNLLQLLMVFTGGSRE; the protein is encoded by the coding sequence ATGTCTGAATTCAGAACTGCACAATTTGGCCGCACAGCCGGTGGTGTATCTACCGTAGAAACCAACCGGGTTCTGCGAAACACATACTTCTTGTTGGCCCTGTCGATGGTTCCGACGGCCCTGGGTGCGTTTGCGGGCATTCAATTCGGCTTCTTCCGCTTGTTCGCCGGTAGCCCCATTCTTTCCTTCGTGGTCATGCTTGCCGCCATGTTCGGCTTCATCTGGGGCATTCAACGCAACCGAAATAATTCCTTCGGTGTTGTGCTCATGCTGGGCTTTACCTTCTTCATGGGCTTGATGCTCTCCGGCATTTTGTCGGTCGCACTCAGTCTGTCCAATGGCGGCTCCATCATCATGATGGCTGCGCTGGGCACAGCCGGTATTTTCTTTGGTTTGGCCAGCTATGCCGCGGTGACCAAGCGTGATTTCACCAACATGGGTAAGGGACTGCTGATCGGTTTGGTTATGGTGATTGTGGCCTCTGTAGCCAACATCTTCCTGCAAATGCCAGCCCTGTCACTGACCATTTCCACCATTTGCGTGGGCTTGTTCTCGCTGTTCATTTTGTACGACCTGCAACGTGTCATGCGCGGCGGTGAAACAAACTACATTTCCGCAGCCTTGAGCATTTACCTGAGTTTGTACAATCTGTTCGTGAACTTGCTGCAACTGCTCATGGTATTTACAGGTGGCAGCCGCGAGTAA
- the ndk gene encoding nucleoside-diphosphate kinase produces MAIERTLSIIKPDAVAKNVIGQIYSRFEAAGLKVVAARMAHLSRAEAEGFYAVHKARPFFNDLVEFMISGPVMIQALEGENAIAKNRELMGATNPKEAAAGTIRADFAESIDANAVHGSDAPETAANEIAYFFPASQVFSR; encoded by the coding sequence ATGGCAATCGAGCGCACCCTGTCCATCATCAAGCCTGATGCTGTTGCAAAAAACGTAATTGGTCAAATTTACAGCCGCTTTGAAGCCGCTGGCCTGAAGGTAGTGGCCGCACGCATGGCTCACCTGTCACGCGCTGAAGCTGAAGGCTTTTACGCAGTGCACAAGGCACGTCCTTTCTTCAACGACCTGGTTGAGTTCATGATTTCTGGCCCAGTGATGATTCAAGCCCTGGAAGGCGAGAACGCAATTGCCAAGAACCGCGAATTGATGGGTGCCACAAACCCCAAGGAAGCCGCTGCCGGTACCATTCGCGCCGACTTCGCTGAAAGCATTGACGCCAACGCGGTTCACGGCTCGGATGCCCCTGAAACAGCTGCGAACGAAATTGCTTATTTCTTCCCAGCGTCACAAGTATTTTCACGCTAA
- the rlmN gene encoding 23S rRNA (adenine(2503)-C(2))-methyltransferase RlmN, translating to MSAQLDNLLDYSVPELIQWCGNLGEKPFRAKQLAKWIHQSGMDNFDSMTDLAKSFRQNLNSRACIKAPSIISDNVSKDGTRKWLFDVGNGDAVETVFIPEERRGTLCVSSQAGCAVNCRFCSTGKQGFSRNLSTAEIVAQLWKANVLLREAGDRVYAQERPVTNVVMMGMGEPLLNYDALVPALQLMLDDTAYGLSRRRVTVSTSGVVPFMDRLSQDCPVALAVSLHAPNDALRDHLVPLNKKYPLRELLDACLRYLKFAPRDFITFEYVMLDGVNDKPEHAQQLLEIAKIVPCKFNLIPFNPFPESGLLKSTSPAIKTFVDILGGAGVVTTVRKTRGDDIDAACGQLAGEVRDRTKVKERLVSTVSLEELRGSSKRRD from the coding sequence ATGAGTGCACAACTCGACAACTTGCTGGACTACTCGGTGCCCGAGCTGATTCAGTGGTGTGGCAATTTGGGTGAAAAACCATTCAGGGCCAAACAACTGGCCAAATGGATACACCAGTCGGGCATGGACAATTTTGATTCCATGACCGACCTTGCGAAATCATTTCGCCAGAATTTGAACAGCCGTGCCTGCATCAAGGCCCCCAGTATCATTTCCGACAACGTATCCAAAGACGGCACACGCAAGTGGCTCTTTGATGTTGGCAATGGCGATGCAGTTGAAACGGTATTCATCCCCGAAGAGCGCCGCGGAACCCTGTGCGTCAGCTCGCAGGCTGGCTGCGCGGTCAATTGCCGTTTTTGCTCTACTGGCAAACAAGGTTTTTCCCGCAACTTAAGTACCGCTGAAATTGTGGCCCAGTTGTGGAAGGCCAATGTGTTGCTGCGCGAAGCTGGCGACCGTGTTTACGCCCAAGAGCGCCCGGTTACGAATGTGGTCATGATGGGCATGGGCGAGCCCCTGCTGAACTACGATGCCTTGGTCCCGGCTTTGCAATTAATGCTGGATGACACGGCTTACGGTCTTTCCCGCCGCAGGGTCACTGTGTCGACATCGGGCGTTGTGCCCTTCATGGACAGGCTTTCGCAAGATTGCCCCGTGGCCTTGGCTGTTTCATTGCATGCCCCCAATGACGCATTGCGCGATCACCTCGTGCCGCTGAACAAAAAGTACCCATTGCGTGAGTTGCTCGATGCCTGCCTGCGTTACCTGAAATTTGCGCCGCGTGATTTCATTACTTTTGAGTATGTCATGCTTGATGGGGTAAATGACAAGCCAGAACATGCCCAGCAATTGCTTGAAATCGCCAAAATCGTGCCTTGTAAATTCAACCTGATCCCGTTTAATCCATTCCCGGAGTCGGGTTTGCTCAAGTCAACCAGCCCTGCAATCAAAACGTTTGTGGATATCCTTGGCGGCGCGGGTGTGGTAACTACAGTTCGCAAAACCCGGGGTGATGACATCGATGCAGCATGCGGTCAACTGGCTGGCGAAGTTCGAGACCGAACCAAGGTCAAGGAAAGGCTTGTAAGTACGGTGTCCCTGGAAGAACTGAGGGGTTCCTCCAAACGCAGGGACTAG
- a CDS encoding helix-turn-helix domain-containing protein, whose amino-acid sequence MNENRAMSKTESSDASAGQDAKPEPSNGSFAEKHPNLTLLESGQNPGEILRAAREKAGYSLSDISAQTKINERQLEAIESGDVGRLPPETFAKAFIKSYCKALKMDPAPVIMSFGFSEASAQVKAARSGQAESGRSEPLEPKMPNSSKRLSTLNFDRKTGKKSLSYGIVLAAVVVMAVFYIPVFMSSQTTEVGDAEVIEPNEAPVATAPGSESAVSADGSLPLGLEAPAAAGDTAVFPALQQPAEPVGESAPPATAAPNATGAASTTAAAPVADAAAPAVAPLAPNVESVLRFNFQEQSWVTVRDANDKVLISQLNDGGSNLEVKGQAPFKLIVGNAKAVSVSSNGKSVDLTSSIRGEVARITVQ is encoded by the coding sequence ATGAATGAAAATCGTGCGATGAGCAAAACTGAATCATCAGATGCCAGTGCAGGTCAAGATGCAAAACCGGAGCCAAGCAATGGCTCCTTCGCTGAAAAGCACCCCAATTTGACTCTGCTTGAATCGGGCCAGAACCCGGGCGAAATTTTACGTGCTGCCCGTGAAAAGGCTGGCTATTCCTTGAGCGACATCAGTGCTCAAACCAAAATCAACGAACGTCAGCTTGAAGCCATTGAAAGTGGTGATGTTGGGCGCCTACCGCCCGAGACCTTTGCCAAGGCTTTCATTAAAAGTTATTGCAAGGCCCTGAAGATGGACCCTGCACCGGTCATCATGTCCTTCGGGTTTTCCGAGGCCAGTGCCCAGGTCAAAGCCGCTCGTTCTGGCCAGGCCGAAAGTGGGCGCTCCGAGCCGCTTGAGCCCAAGATGCCCAACAGCTCCAAGCGCTTGTCCACTTTGAATTTTGATCGTAAAACAGGCAAGAAATCGCTGAGCTACGGCATTGTGCTGGCAGCAGTGGTGGTCATGGCCGTGTTTTATATTCCCGTGTTCATGTCGAGTCAAACCACCGAAGTGGGTGATGCAGAGGTGATCGAACCCAACGAGGCGCCTGTGGCCACGGCACCAGGTTCCGAGAGTGCTGTGTCAGCGGATGGTTCTTTGCCTTTGGGCCTGGAAGCCCCAGCTGCGGCCGGTGATACGGCTGTGTTCCCGGCACTTCAGCAACCTGCTGAGCCTGTGGGTGAATCTGCACCCCCCGCAACCGCAGCACCAAACGCCACCGGTGCGGCCAGCACAACAGCCGCTGCACCTGTTGCTGATGCTGCAGCGCCAGCGGTAGCCCCCTTGGCACCCAATGTTGAAAGCGTGTTGCGGTTTAACTTTCAAGAGCAGTCCTGGGTGACCGTTCGCGATGCAAATGACAAAGTGTTGATTTCCCAACTCAACGACGGTGGCAGCAATCTGGAAGTGAAGGGTCAAGCGCCCTTTAAGTTGATTGTTGGCAACGCCAAGGCGGTAAGTGTATCCAGCAATGGAAAATCAGTTGATCTGACTTCATCCATTCGTGGAGAAGTGGCTCGAATCACTGTTCAATAA
- the ispG gene encoding flavodoxin-dependent (E)-4-hydroxy-3-methylbut-2-enyl-diphosphate synthase: MIPNTPLKRHKTHQVDVRWKEHVVSIGGGAPVLVQSMTNTDTADALNTALQIKALYLAGSEMVRITVNNDASAEAVPYIREQLDKMRIPVPLVGDFHYNGHLLLQKYPDCAKALSKYRINPGNVGSSRSRDDNFAAMISIAAEHDKPVRIGVNWGSLDQNLLARMMDENGKKADPLPAQQLMYQALIESAVSSAHKAVELGLPANKIVLSCKVSQVQDLIAVYRELSGRSEFPLHLGLTEAGMGTKGIVASTAALSVLLQEGIGDTIRVSLTPEPNGDRCKEVLVGQEILQSLGLRAFTPQVIACPGCGRTTSTVFQELADQIQTYLRDQMPIWKNQYVGVEEMKVAVMGCVVNGPGESKHADIGISLPGTGEAPSAPVFLDGKRTVTLKGENIAQEFQAIVQRYVEQRYAGGNK, translated from the coding sequence GTGATTCCAAATACCCCCTTGAAGCGACACAAGACCCATCAAGTGGATGTCCGCTGGAAAGAGCATGTTGTGTCCATCGGCGGCGGTGCTCCTGTTTTGGTGCAGTCGATGACCAACACTGACACGGCCGATGCCCTGAACACAGCATTACAAATCAAGGCTCTCTATCTTGCCGGCAGCGAGATGGTTCGAATCACGGTGAACAACGACGCTTCTGCAGAAGCGGTGCCTTACATTCGTGAGCAGCTGGACAAAATGCGAATTCCCGTGCCATTGGTGGGTGATTTTCATTACAACGGACATTTGTTGCTTCAAAAATACCCGGATTGCGCAAAGGCCTTGTCGAAGTACCGCATCAACCCCGGCAATGTCGGTTCATCCCGTTCGCGCGATGACAACTTTGCGGCCATGATTTCAATTGCTGCTGAACACGACAAGCCAGTTCGCATTGGCGTGAACTGGGGCAGCCTGGATCAAAACCTGCTGGCCCGAATGATGGATGAAAACGGCAAGAAAGCCGACCCGCTGCCAGCGCAGCAACTGATGTACCAGGCGCTGATTGAATCTGCGGTCAGTAGTGCACACAAAGCGGTCGAGCTCGGTTTGCCCGCCAATAAAATTGTGTTGTCCTGCAAGGTGAGTCAGGTTCAAGACCTGATTGCGGTGTACCGGGAATTGTCGGGTCGAAGCGAGTTTCCCCTTCATCTTGGCTTGACTGAGGCGGGAATGGGCACGAAAGGTATTGTGGCATCTACTGCTGCCTTGTCTGTGCTCTTGCAAGAAGGCATTGGTGACACCATTCGCGTGTCGCTTACGCCCGAGCCCAATGGTGACCGTTGCAAGGAAGTGCTTGTTGGGCAGGAAATTTTGCAATCGCTGGGCTTGCGTGCCTTCACACCGCAGGTAATCGCCTGCCCTGGGTGCGGCCGAACCACCAGTACTGTGTTTCAGGAACTGGCCGATCAAATTCAAACCTACCTGCGCGATCAAATGCCGATCTGGAAAAACCAGTATGTAGGCGTTGAAGAAATGAAAGTGGCTGTGATGGGCTGCGTGGTGAACGGTCCGGGTGAAAGCAAGCACGCCGACATCGGTATTTCGCTGCCGGGCACCGGTGAGGCTCCTTCTGCCCCCGTGTTTTTAGACGGCAAACGCACGGTGACGTTGAAAGGCGAGAACATCGCTCAGGAATTTCAGGCGATTGTGCAGCGTTATGTCGAGCAAAGGTACGCTGGCGGCAACAAGTAG
- the hisS gene encoding histidine--tRNA ligase, whose protein sequence is MSHPESPEQSKAKKQPRLQSVKGMNDVLPVEGIHWENLEVMLREWLTSYGYRLIKTPVLEPTSLFRRGIGEVTDIVEKEMFSFVDRLNGDELTLRPEFTAGIARATIQHNLTYAAPQRVYSMGPVFRHERPQRGRYRQFHQLDVEALGFAGPDIDAELIVMLSRLWREMGLEDVRLEINCLGEAPERLAHRQALITYFEAHADLLDEDAKRRLHSNPLRILDTKNPTMQDMVNGAPRLSEFLGTESLAHYQGVKRLLDDAGVRYIENPRLVRGLDYYNLTVFEWITDALGTQGTICGGGRYDGLIEILGGKPTPAIGFAIGLERLLELYLEVNQPDDTADLDVYVVHQGEGTARRAFTLAEELRDAGFAVVLHAGGGGFKSQMKRADVSGAAVAVILGENELNAGTAAVKLLRGESKQQEFKQEGLAEAIFGLLYREGEES, encoded by the coding sequence ATGAGTCATCCTGAGTCGCCGGAACAATCCAAAGCCAAAAAGCAACCCCGACTTCAATCCGTCAAGGGAATGAACGATGTTTTGCCCGTAGAAGGCATTCATTGGGAGAATCTCGAGGTCATGCTTCGTGAGTGGTTGACCTCTTATGGTTACCGCTTGATCAAAACCCCTGTGCTTGAGCCCACGTCGCTGTTTCGCCGGGGCATTGGTGAAGTCACCGACATCGTTGAAAAAGAGATGTTTAGTTTTGTGGATCGCTTGAATGGCGACGAACTTACTTTGCGGCCAGAATTCACCGCGGGCATTGCACGCGCCACCATTCAACACAACCTGACTTACGCAGCGCCTCAACGGGTGTATTCCATGGGGCCTGTGTTTCGCCATGAGCGCCCTCAACGCGGGCGTTACAGGCAGTTTCATCAGCTCGATGTTGAAGCGCTGGGTTTTGCCGGCCCTGATATTGATGCGGAGTTGATTGTGATGCTCTCGCGCCTGTGGCGTGAGATGGGGCTTGAAGATGTGCGCCTTGAAATCAACTGCCTGGGTGAAGCACCAGAACGTCTGGCGCACAGGCAGGCGCTGATTACGTATTTTGAAGCGCACGCCGACTTGCTGGATGAAGATGCCAAGCGCCGCCTGCACAGCAACCCTTTGCGGATTCTGGATACGAAAAACCCCACCATGCAAGACATGGTCAACGGCGCACCGCGTTTGTCGGAATTCTTGGGGACGGAATCCCTGGCACATTATCAGGGCGTAAAACGCCTGCTTGACGATGCGGGCGTGCGTTACATTGAAAACCCGCGTCTGGTTCGTGGTCTGGATTACTACAACCTCACTGTGTTCGAGTGGATTACTGATGCCTTGGGCACGCAGGGCACTATTTGTGGCGGTGGTCGCTACGATGGCTTGATTGAAATTCTGGGTGGCAAGCCCACGCCAGCCATCGGATTTGCAATTGGCCTGGAACGTTTGCTCGAGTTGTACCTCGAAGTAAATCAGCCCGATGACACGGCTGACCTGGATGTGTATGTGGTGCATCAAGGTGAAGGAACGGCTCGCCGCGCTTTTACTTTGGCTGAAGAGTTGCGCGATGCGGGGTTTGCCGTGGTACTGCACGCCGGTGGTGGTGGCTTCAAAAGCCAAATGAAGCGCGCAGATGTCAGCGGTGCTGCCGTGGCGGTTATTCTGGGCGAAAACGAATTAAATGCGGGCACTGCGGCAGTCAAACTGCTGCGTGGTGAAAGCAAGCAGCAGGAATTCAAACAAGAGGGATTGGCCGAAGCCATTTTCGGTCTGCTTTACAGAGAAGGAGAGGAGTCTTGA
- a CDS encoding YfgM family protein, with protein MSRYSLEEQEQLASLKAFWSKYGSFILTVLILVFGAFALNNGWKWWQARQSTDSVVVYERLEAATREGNIELVGEIQKTLFEEHASSPYAQRGALIAAKAFFDEGKLEEAKASLKWASEKAKLDEYVATARLMLAGILIEQSEFDAAKSALSENYPGFEGLFHDRLGDLALAQKDVATARKEYELALGTVQADSPWKQVIERKISALPKVEAKQ; from the coding sequence TTGAGTCGATACAGCCTTGAAGAACAAGAACAACTGGCCAGTTTGAAGGCATTCTGGTCCAAATACGGCAGTTTTATCTTGACCGTGTTGATTCTTGTGTTCGGTGCCTTTGCCTTGAACAACGGTTGGAAATGGTGGCAGGCACGCCAGTCTACTGATTCAGTTGTGGTTTATGAACGTTTGGAGGCAGCCACGCGTGAGGGCAATATCGAACTGGTGGGAGAAATCCAGAAGACCCTGTTCGAGGAGCATGCCAGCTCCCCTTACGCACAGCGTGGGGCGTTGATTGCGGCCAAAGCCTTTTTCGATGAAGGCAAGCTGGAAGAAGCGAAAGCATCGTTGAAGTGGGCTTCTGAAAAAGCCAAGCTGGACGAGTATGTGGCAACTGCCCGTTTGATGTTGGCCGGTATTCTGATTGAGCAATCCGAGTTCGATGCAGCCAAATCGGCCTTGAGCGAGAACTACCCGGGCTTTGAAGGCCTTTTTCACGATCGTTTGGGTGACCTGGCCCTGGCGCAGAAAGATGTGGCAACAGCGCGCAAAGAATATGAATTGGCGCTTGGCACCGTTCAAGCCGACAGTCCGTGGAAGCAGGTGATTGAGCGCAAAATCAGTGCCTTGCCCAAAGTGGAGGCCAAACAATGA
- the bamB gene encoding outer membrane protein assembly factor BamB, whose translation MSEPMKHVIKISSLVAVLALLGGCAAISSTMSSLNPFGSSAVKPAELQPFTSQLKVANAWSVDVGDSEQGSFTPVLLDSTVYAASEEGQLVAIDRATGKTKWKVKVGAKLKAGVAATLDTIAVIDVNNNLVAFDANGKQKWQTGVGADVSSVPVGAAGTILVRGIDFSVIAYSASNGAQRWKYTRQLPPLTLRVNTPVDVNNARVYAGFPGGRLVALDLSAGTVVWEGTLATPSGTTEIERITDVTGTPIYNFREVCAAAFQGKVGCLDSVSARPIWTTDFSAPSGASVDDRYMIAPNELGDLFAFSRSGGKQVWKIENFQRRQPTTPTVIGRAVAVGDYEGYVHFIDRDTGKTIARTRVGSTSFASQPVPADTDALIVQSRGGSVALISVQ comes from the coding sequence ATGAGCGAACCAATGAAGCACGTCATTAAAATTTCATCTCTTGTCGCTGTTTTGGCCTTGTTGGGCGGTTGTGCTGCCATCAGTTCGACCATGAGCAGCCTGAACCCCTTCGGCAGCAGCGCTGTGAAACCTGCTGAATTGCAGCCCTTTACGTCTCAATTGAAAGTTGCCAACGCCTGGTCCGTGGATGTAGGCGACTCCGAGCAAGGCAGCTTTACACCCGTTTTACTCGACTCTACTGTGTATGCGGCGTCCGAAGAAGGCCAGTTGGTGGCCATCGACAGGGCTACAGGCAAAACAAAATGGAAAGTGAAAGTCGGTGCCAAGCTGAAAGCGGGTGTGGCTGCCACGCTTGACACCATTGCAGTGATCGACGTGAACAACAACCTTGTCGCGTTTGATGCCAATGGCAAACAAAAATGGCAAACCGGCGTGGGCGCAGATGTCAGCAGCGTGCCCGTGGGTGCTGCTGGCACCATTCTGGTTCGCGGCATCGACTTCTCGGTGATCGCTTATTCAGCGTCAAATGGTGCACAACGCTGGAAGTATACCCGCCAGCTTCCGCCGCTGACTTTGAGAGTCAATACCCCAGTCGATGTCAACAACGCGCGCGTATATGCTGGTTTTCCGGGTGGTCGGCTGGTGGCGCTTGATCTGAGCGCGGGCACTGTTGTTTGGGAAGGTACTTTGGCAACACCCAGTGGAACCACCGAAATTGAGCGCATCACCGACGTAACCGGGACGCCAATTTATAACTTCCGTGAAGTGTGTGCAGCGGCGTTTCAAGGCAAGGTGGGTTGCCTGGACTCGGTTAGTGCCCGCCCAATCTGGACCACCGATTTTTCTGCACCCAGTGGTGCCTCTGTAGACGACCGTTACATGATTGCCCCCAATGAACTGGGCGATTTGTTTGCGTTTTCCCGCAGTGGCGGCAAGCAGGTTTGGAAAATTGAAAACTTCCAGCGTCGCCAGCCCACCACGCCGACTGTAATTGGTCGCGCTGTGGCTGTGGGCGACTACGAAGGCTATGTTCATTTCATTGATCGAGACACCGGCAAAACCATTGCGCGAACAAGAGTGGGTTCCACCTCTTTTGCCAGCCAGCCTGTGCCTGCTGACACCGATGCGCTGATCGTGCAATCGCGTGGCGGCAGTGTGGCCCTGATATCTGTCCAGTAA
- the der gene encoding ribosome biogenesis GTPase Der produces MKPVIALVGRPNVGKSTLFNRLTRTRDALVANQPGLTRDRHYGVGRIGPREYLVVDTGGLEPVAKDGIYAEMAKQSRQAIVESDLVLFLVDGRQGVTPHDHVIAAELRKAKREVILVVNKTEGYTHSMAAADFFELGLGEPETISASHGDGVRQLMDIACEKLPVLPEDEEGGRRIKVAIAGRPNVGKSTMVNTLLGEERVIAFDLPGTTRDSIYIDFERNDKPYTLIDTAGLRKRGKVFESVEKFSVIKTLQAIEDANVVILMLDAQQDISDQDASIAGFIVEAGRSLVLAVNKWDSLDDYRKERIKAEVGRKLTFLNYAKFHYVSATKPFGIAAMMKSVDEAHAAAFAKLSTPKLTRLIQECVEHQQPPRKGIFRPKLRYAHQGGQNPPIVIVHGTALDAIPDNYKRYLETRIRERFKLDGTPLRVEFRSNVNPFDKKD; encoded by the coding sequence ATGAAACCTGTCATTGCCCTGGTTGGGCGCCCAAACGTGGGCAAGTCCACATTGTTCAATCGCTTGACCCGAACAAGAGACGCCTTGGTGGCCAACCAGCCTGGTCTAACTCGTGATCGCCATTATGGTGTAGGCCGTATTGGCCCCAGAGAATATTTGGTAGTGGACACTGGCGGGCTTGAGCCTGTGGCCAAAGACGGTATTTACGCCGAAATGGCCAAACAAAGCCGACAGGCAATTGTTGAGTCTGACCTGGTTTTGTTTCTTGTGGATGGTCGCCAAGGCGTCACCCCGCACGACCACGTGATTGCCGCAGAGCTGCGCAAGGCCAAGCGAGAAGTAATTCTGGTGGTCAACAAAACCGAGGGCTACACCCACTCGATGGCCGCCGCCGACTTCTTCGAGTTGGGTTTGGGCGAACCGGAGACCATATCTGCCAGCCATGGCGACGGCGTGCGCCAGTTGATGGACATTGCTTGTGAAAAGCTGCCTGTGTTGCCCGAAGATGAAGAGGGCGGAAGGCGCATCAAGGTGGCCATTGCCGGACGTCCCAATGTGGGCAAGTCCACCATGGTAAATACCTTGTTGGGTGAAGAACGCGTGATTGCGTTCGATTTGCCGGGTACCACTCGCGACAGTATTTATATTGATTTCGAGCGCAATGACAAGCCTTATACCTTGATTGACACAGCCGGTTTGCGCAAGCGCGGTAAGGTGTTTGAGTCGGTTGAAAAGTTTTCAGTGATTAAAACCCTGCAAGCCATTGAAGACGCCAATGTGGTGATCTTGATGCTGGATGCCCAGCAGGATATTTCCGATCAAGACGCCTCTATTGCTGGCTTCATTGTTGAAGCGGGGCGTTCACTGGTGTTGGCTGTGAACAAATGGGACAGCCTGGATGATTACCGCAAGGAACGAATCAAGGCTGAAGTAGGGCGCAAGCTGACTTTCCTGAATTACGCCAAGTTTCATTACGTGTCTGCCACAAAGCCTTTTGGAATTGCAGCCATGATGAAATCAGTCGATGAAGCGCACGCCGCGGCTTTCGCCAAGTTGTCAACGCCCAAACTGACGCGCCTGATTCAGGAGTGTGTTGAGCACCAACAACCCCCACGCAAGGGCATATTCAGGCCCAAATTGCGCTACGCGCACCAGGGCGGGCAGAACCCGCCCATTGTGATTGTTCACGGCACAGCGCTGGATGCCATTCCTGACAACTACAAGCGTTACTTGGAAACCCGAATTCGCGAGCGTTTCAAGCTGGATGGAACGCCGCTTCGGGTTGAATTCCGAAGCAACGTGAACCCGTTTGACAAGAAAGATTAA